TATGCAGAAGCTAGGCTAGACCCTAGCCTATCTCAACAGCCCCAATCAGAAAATCTAACATCTTTAGTAAGATATCTctactagtgatgggaagttcagaTAATTTTACTGACACGGTTCTTTGAAtgtcgttcagtaaaatgagcAAATCTTTTTGAGCAAGTCATTTGTTCATTccaacggggggggggagggaagagaaaatgaaaatgaactcgctctgagactactcgttactcccgagtcatactaatgattcgttcaaaatgaacgaatcgttcacgaacgacacatcactaatcTCTACCCTTTccgcctctgcccccccccccctctctctccctcgttctatCTTTCGTTCGACCCAGAACTTCCATCAGGAGATGCTCCTCCAGGCGGAGGCTGCTCCGTGGCAGAGCTGGAGTCTGGAGCGGGTGGCCCTCACCCTGGGGCGCCGCTTCCCCAACCGCTACGTCTGGGTGGTCCGGGCCTCGCGCATGTACCTGCACAAGTTCAGCAGCTACCCGAACTTTGTGGAGAGCAACCTGTTCGGAGCGCCCGAGCACTCCTCAGACTACGGAGCCTTTCAGCACCTCAGGTGTGTCCAGGAGACTAGATGTACACTGAACgctttatcagaatcagaatagccAAGTAAACCAAGATTACACataaggaatttgctttggtaggTTTCATCCATAACAATAAACATAGTAAGTAGAAATAGATCACCGTTCATCCTTTATATGATTCAGGTATGTGCTTGTATCTTGCTTGTACTTTACTTACATGGCGTTGTCCGTGGTGTAATTTCAGGGCACTGCTGGGCCACGGCATGGAGCAGGCTGGCCTGCCTAACCCACTCCCCCCTCTAGGGGGCCCCGTGCCCCAGGGTTTCCACCTGGCGCTGGTGGGCTTCAGCAAAGGCTGCGTAGTTCTCAACCAGCTGCTGTACGAGCTGGCGGGGGCCCGGGCGGGGCTGGCTGCGTTCGTGGAGCGCATCTCCGACATGTACTGGCTGGATGGGGGGCACCCTGGGGGCAGTGAGACCTGGGTGACAGAGCAGCGGGCGCTGAGGGAGCTGGCGGCCAGCGGGGTGGCCGTCCACGCCCACGTGACGCCCTACGAGGTGAGGGACCCCATGAGGGCCTGGGTGGGCCGCGAGCACTTCAGGTTCATCAGGACCCTGGAGGAACTGGGAGCTCGGGTTGAGCAGAAGCTGCACTTTGAGGACGAGCCCCCCTCCATCGAGAACCACTTCCGGGTCATCCAGGAGTTCTGAACGGACGCTGCTGGTTGGCTGGAGGGGGTGTCGTGGGTGTGGTCAGCGAGGGGGGGATTCTGGATGCCAAGGCAGCACTCGTCAGGGCTTCAGCTCATCGATCGTTGAACCTGTCGCGCCTGCCTCTCCGATTTCACCTATCGAAGGATGAAGAGGAAATCGATCTCGGCGCAGAACAGTGCAACTCTATCGCTCGTATCCATAAGATATTATCTTACCTCATTTTTCGCTAAGGGCTCAAAGATGCAGGATGTGGAGAAATGCTGTCATAGGACTTGCTTTCTTGTAGCACTTAGGTCTAGAGACACTTTCTCTGAGACGGGCCACCAGGAAACTCCAAGTCATGGAAAACTCAGCTTTAATCTTAATCCTCGTTAGATCTTAACAAATCAAAAATTGTTTTGCATATCGAAAGCTTGTGCTTCTGCTGCCTCCCATGACTGGGATTTTAGTTTATCTGACTAACACACCAACTTTATAGGCAGGAGCTTGGGGAAGGGTTATTGACATTTCATGTGGAGTTTGTCTTTTAGACAAGAACTTCCTACGTCCAAGTCTTTTAGATATGCACCTTCTGCAATCTGTCCTTACCAATGGCAGTGCTGAATGTTACTTGCACATTGTTATGATATTCAAATGTTTTACCACAGTGTGTATTATTTGGGGTGAGATCAAGACTAGCCCTCAGATCATATCAGACCTAGATAGTGCCCTGGGGCAGGATCTGGGTGGAGCATGCTTGAGGCCTACAGTATGTAAAGGTGCAGAATGCTTTTCATCCTTCGATCTTAAACAGTAGGTTACAATGTGTACATTCAGAAGGAAAATAATTGGATGCATTGGGATTTATGGCTGTAATGTTGCAAAAGGGCCTGTAGACTTGCACTATAAAATGCTTGCAGGCGTTCACAAAGCTTGTATGTAGTTTGACCCAGATCCGGCTTTGTCAACAGTCTACATGGTGGGAATGTGCATGGTAAATACATAGCTGTTGTcccagagggctggagggtcggTCCCATGAACTGTGGTGTTGTACTTCACTCTTCCTGTTCTGAGGTCACATGCTCAATTTTCTCATGAGGGTAACATCCCATAATATCCAAGATTCATTTCTTAGAAGGGATGCTTCATGCTTTTGTTAGGAGTACAAAACTCAGATCCTCCTGCTTTTGTTTTTGAATGTAAATTGATGTTCATGTAATGACATCCGTATTGGCTTTGGTTAACAGTTGGCATACATGCAGGCTGGAGATGTGTGCATTCCTGTTCAGCCAGGCTGACAGGGCGTATTTTGCACTACAATGCGAGTGAGGATAAGCGACCCAATGAATGTAGCTACTTCTGACTTCATATCCACTCCATGTTGTGTAAGTTATGATAAAAGAAACTTCTGCTGTTTCAACAGTTGTTCGTGTGCGGTAGCAAAACATTAAAAGCATTTGCTTGTTCGTGATCGACTGTTTATGTGCGTTTGCTGTTGCGTTAAGTCAACAGTCTACTTGAAGCAATTATAAAAGTTTCAAGAATTTGACAATAAATGGCTAACATGACTGATGAGTTGTAAACACTGCAGCTCATTACTGTGTTGCCATCAACAGCATACTGAGAATGATTTGCAGTGGAAATCTAGCTTACCCAAGCAAGGTGAGTTATGGAGGTTGTCCTCAGGACAGGGGGCGCTGTTCTGTGCCTGGGAAGAACTGCAAAGATTATGGTTATAGAAATTAGACCCAAAATTGAATACATAAAAAGTCTGAAACGCAATGACCACACAactaaaaaaacatttgttctATAATCTTTAATGAGCGTTCCAGTTGTCTGTAAAGGACTTCTAAATATTAGCTTGTAGTTGATCAGAATACAaggatttattttttttatgaatcATGAAATCATTTCAAATGCAAATCAAACCATATATACATTAAAAGGgtctaaaaaaacaaacaaacatgaaaTAAACATCTCTTTCTAACAGTTATCTGCTTGTGCTTCTGCCTGGTATGAGTTCAACTCAAGCATTGGCCTTCAGCCTCACTACAGGAACATCAAGTGCAAATCCCAGCacctcacaaaaaaacaaacccaCTAGAGGCCCTTTCAACGACTGGCATCGGAAGAAGCCAGTGGGGCCGTCCACCCTGCAGCTCCAACACCTACAGCATAATGAAGCGTTGTTCAAGTAGGGTCCCAGCACTCGCGTCAGCAACGCTCACGTGCGGCACGGACTGGAGCACAGTGCGTCTTTCAACAGAGGGGTGAAGCATCCCTTCTGGGGTGACGCAGCGCGGCTCCTGATCCCCTCAGAGTGACGGCATGGTGGAGATTCTGGTCGTGACCAGGGACACCCGGCTCTGAGACAAAGGCCGTTGTTTGTGCCAGGCGGTGACATCTCTGGGGAACCTTGAAGATGACCACAACTAACAGGAACAATGTGGTCTTTGGTTTTGGCACCTCCGAACAAAAGGATGTTGGGCTCCATGCTGGCATCAGAGCCCTCCAGTTTGGTTCTAAATGTCTTCCAAGGCTTTTCTTTCTTTAAGAGTGGGATTTCATTCTCTCTTACTCAAAAAAGGGTGTTCAGCATGAACTAAGAGCACCTCTATTTAAACTTTTGTGCTTGTTTGTCACTAAGACCAACAGTATTTCTCTCAAAACAACTAACCGAACCTTATGTTGGTTCTGTTCAGATCCATCTCCATAACACTTCCATGTTTCATTTTCCTCACTAACACATTTCACCTCCATAATAAAACCCGTTCAAACTCAATACCAACTTCAAACATCTTCATATCAACGTCCAAAACATCTCTTCACTCCTAAAATCATCCTTAAACACTTTCCAAAACCATTTTGTGATTATTCCTCACCAGACATTTCCTTGCATCTCAACACCAACACTTAAATAAGATTTAGTTGTGAACAGGGCTTAACTCTGTTGAGGTGATCATAACCTACCCGTTACTTAAACCTgttatacacaaacatacacacattgttTACATCaatataaacaaacaaaaatcattccattatataaatatattgagAATCATATTAGAATACAAAATATGTAAAAAGTAAATAGAAAGAGGCACATAGAGACTAGAGTGAGACAATTTGCCCTGAGTTGAAAACAGTGAAGGGAAAGGTTGCACAGCTGAACCACAGATACACTATATTCCCAACATATACCTCAAGACTTCCACATATCTCAACGGCCACTGGCCACTTGGAGCGATACTGTAGCTCTTAATGCTATTTGACAGAACGCAAATGAGATGGCTTTGGTGAATGACAGAAAAAGATAATCATGTGTACTTCCCCAGAGACTTGGTAGAAAAGCAGACGTCATCTAAAAGCCCCAAAGATCCCACTAGAAGATCAGTGAAAGACATGGAGGATAAATGCTTAGTTGCTGAAGTCACGGCCCTCCCAACATTTCGGGGTAGGATCAAACATGTACTTTTGCGTAAGAgtggtttgggtgtgtgtgaacagggaaAGGTGAGTCATTTGAACAGCTCTTATGatccctggtttacagctacgGAACACTAAACCAGAGGATTGTTTGGTAAACAAGGAATGTAATGTATACCGGTATATCTAGGCAGTTCACTTGTGTAAAGCCATCAGAAATATTCATGATGTAATTTCACTTTCAAATTGTGGTGTGAGATCTGTGGAAGGAAACACCATGGACGGAATGTAATTGGCTTTGTGTTGGCCTTGTCTAAAGCCTGAAATGTGCTTTAGTAGAAAGCCCAACACTGGCAATACAAACATTAATTAAATACTATGAGGACATACTTTCACATCCTTAAAATGACTCAGCtacatttttatttctattTCTCCTAAAATTCTGTTGATCTTATTGCAAGTTAAGCCCTTAACACTATTCTGGGACTAAGGAACACCTACTGTGACATTTCACTAACCAATAGGTGAAGGGTAAAATTTGTTTCTTAGTTTTTTTAAGTTTACTTTAAAATGCCTTTCAGTGGAAGAGTGGTATTGCATAGATTTCCCTTGAGTTATATAAATATCTGTCATTTTTAGAGGGACAAAAGAAAATCCCACAAAGCAGGGAAAACAATGCACTGGAAATAGAAAGACACTAAAAATACACGCTTACTTATCTTAAACACACAGCATTATTTGAAAACATAAATACCAGAAACACTTAAGCAGTGTTAGATCAATGTTAGATCTCAGTTTTAGCTGGTTATCTTTGGTTTGGCCGggcacttctctctctttctctctctctttacctctctctctctttacctctctctctctctttacctctctctctctttacctatctctctctttacctctctctctctttacctctctctctctttacctctctctctctttacctctctctctctctttacctctctctctctccttctgcacaATTGAGGGTAGGGTTGAGAACAGGCCTGAAGTGCTGTTGGGTGGGTAGCTGTGGCCACTGGTTTCTATGGACGTAAAACCATTAAAAGTGTGAAGGGTAGAACGAGGCACCCTGCCacgtcccctctccctctctctccccccccccccccctctctctcagaagTCCCCTTCCCTGCCGGGGGCGGACGTGTCCTCGTCGAAGCGGAACTTCTTGGCGTGTGCGAACGGCGAGTCCAGGAAGTTCTCCTTGTCCTCGCGGTCCTCGGGCGGGGCTGCCCACTTGACCCCGGAGCTGCGCTCGCGGAACGCTCTGGGCGTGACGGGAGGCTCAGGGCTCATGTACTGCTGCTGCCACAGCCAGGGGTGGGCCATGCAGTCTGCCGCGCTGGGACGGTCCCTGGGGGGGGACACCCGTCAGCAACACCACCACTGTCACACTGTACATGTTTAGCTGAACCTGCGACCAATGCCCTACCAGTGAGATCTgagctgggagtgtgtgtgggtgtgagagtgtgtgtgtgtgtgtgggagtgtgagagtgtgtgtgtgagagtgtgtgtgtgtgagagtgtgtgtgtgtgagagtgtgtgtgtgagagtgtgtgtgtgagagtgtttatgtgtgtgagagtgtgtgtgtgtgtgtgtgtgtgtgtgagagtgtgtgtgtgagagtgtctgtgtgagagtgtgtgtgtgtgtgtgagagtgtgtgtgagagtgtgtgtgagagtgtgtgtgtgagagtgtgtgtgtgagagtgtgtgtgtgagagtgtgtttccaGACTCACTCAGGGGTCTTGACCAGCAGCTGCCTTATGAAGTCCACAGCCAGCTCTGACACCCTGGAGAAGCTGTCCTTGCTGTAGTCCACGTTGACCTGGGACACGTTCAGATACGTCTCCTGCTTGTCGTCCCCCACAAACGGAGACTCGCCCGTCACCAGCATGAAGGCGATCACCCCCACactcctggaaacacacactcatctcacaTTCACATCGTATTTGTACGGCCCTTTTAACAAGCAGCGTAACAGAGGACTTCATGTACTCTGAaaaaactgcacctaaacccccCTATTTATTCTGTTAAACCTATTCTATACTATTCCCTTTTATAGAGCATTAATGGGTTGTAAAATATCAAGCATGTGTGAAAATGATGCTATTATCTGATACAACGGAGGACTTACCATAGATCCGTTGCTGTGGTGATGGGTTCATAATTCAGGATCTCTGGTGCTATGGCAACAGAtccgagagaggaagagaccagTTATCACAACATCACCTGCCTCAGGAAGTTCTCAACTTCCTGTAACAAGTCTTATTAAAACACTGCACTGTAtaagaaacaggaagtgcttgTTGCCGTGTCTTACCCACGTATTCAGGCGTGCCCAGGATCTCTCTGAGTTCTCCTACCATGCCCAGCCTGCGAGCCAGGCCGAAGTCCACAATCTTGATATCCCCCAGAGGAGACAGGCTGGTCAGCAGGATGTTCTGGGGctgggagacacacaccaggggaggagggtgaacgagggagagcagagaacgTACAACCTTCAGATATCAGTCAGTCGTTTTAAATGGTTGAAAAAATGTTTTCGAAAAAAAGGAGCCATCAATGATGAGTACTTCATGAGGACTCTACCTGCCTACTCTAATAAAAGTTTTAAAAGGTTGAAACAATATTTTCTAAAAAAAGTTTACCTACGGTGCACTTCCCTGTCCATATAACGTTTTTCACTGGCAGTAAAGCACTGGCCGGTTGCTGGGAAACGACTCTTCAGCTCTTGACTGCTAGCTTAAACAATATTTTTGTATCATCTAGGCTAACTTTAAATATTATCTCATCATTAACAGACGTTTTCAACTCTCTGGCTGTTAAGTGGATAGCTAGCTGTAAAGGAGCGTAACTACACCAGAGCCTTTCTGAAAGGTTTTAAACTAGCGGCCACGCCAAACAGTCGATGCGCTTTTATTCTCAGTCAACTAGAGACTGGGCTACGTGTAAAATCTGGTTACACAGTCAGAGACAATAGTATGGCAGGGAAAACTACATATTGGGGAAATCGCTTGTCACTTAGTTGTAAATTCaattagctaacattagccaaCTGTTGTTACCTTACAAACTAAAATCCCCCATTCCGCTTTGGCATTCAGTGTCTGTCCACAGTTACTAACTCATGTCCCCGTCTCTGGGGTGAAACTAGGTCAGACAGGGTCTCATGCACAATTGTGAGGTAAACAGGTTTTTTGGCATTGTTCAACTGTAGCCCTGAGCTAAGTAAGGGCTAGCGTTGCTGCCACAGTTAGCAGCGAGCTTAGCCCGGGGGGGTGATACGGTGCCTATTTATGCTGCGGCTCTGCCGTACAATAATTTAACGTGAGTGCCGTTTGTGCTTCCAGCAGTGAGTTAAATGTGGTCAATCAATGAACACAAAGTTGAACAATTAAGCAatcttttgtgtgtgcatgtacctgtgtgtatatgtctgtgtgtatgtgtcttgtgtgtatgtgtcttgtgtgtgtgtgtcttgtgtgtatgtgtcttgtgtgtatgtgtcttgtgtgtatgtgtcttgtgtgtatgtgtcttgtgtgtgtgtgtcttgtgtgtgtgtgtcttgtgtgtgtgtgttaccagacCTTGAGGTCCAGGTGCACTAGGCTCCTCTGGTGCAGGTGGTGGACTCCCTCCAGGGTCTGTCTGATGAGTCGGGTGATCTGCCCCTCTGGCAGAAGCTCATCAGACACACAGTGGTCAAATATCTCACCCCCTGCCgcactgggaacacacacatcccacacgtCATTATTGCAACAATATTAGtattctccctcatctctcataCCTCAGGGCATGCATAACATATTTTCATATCTTCTCAGCGCAGTGAGATGATATGAATCAGTTCCTCATGACATCATATAGCGTAGCATATCTAGATCAATAGCAGCTCTTTCAAAGCCAAGACTCTTAAGCTTCCAGGGTGGGATTATGCCATACTGAAAACTCAATAGacaaagacagggagggtgTAAATATTTCTTTAGAGCACTGGCTCTCACGCAATAAATTACCAGAGAAACTGAATTATTCAGGTCAACAATACAAGCTGTTTGCCATACTTAAGATTCAACTCTGAAACAGGTCAGACAACCGCATTACATAATTCAACTCCA
The DNA window shown above is from Osmerus eperlanus chromosome 3, fOsmEpe2.1, whole genome shotgun sequence and carries:
- the c3h2orf69 gene encoding mitochondrial protein C2orf69 homolog — translated: MIAVRRVAAGLSLLTVANTMSSVAGSSSSEPAGMWLNGSLDAHPGSPPQLRRLADVPGHKPDRVNDLLLLRPLEGLAACSADAEASEDGNSHVVFFHGDIQNFHQEMLLQAEAAPWQSWSLERVALTLGRRFPNRYVWVVRASRMYLHKFSSYPNFVESNLFGAPEHSSDYGAFQHLRALLGHGMEQAGLPNPLPPLGGPVPQGFHLALVGFSKGCVVLNQLLYELAGARAGLAAFVERISDMYWLDGGHPGGSETWVTEQRALRELAASGVAVHAHVTPYEVRDPMRAWVGREHFRFIRTLEELGARVEQKLHFEDEPPSIENHFRVIQEF
- the stk17b gene encoding serine/threonine-protein kinase 17B, producing MSRRRLDSRSGSTGLLGETQTPISTEPLEGVYEITGELGRGKFAVVKRCVEKATGKVFAAKFLRKRRRGRDCRAEVVHEMAVLEAARHNPRVVNLHAAYEMDHDIVLLLEYAAGGEIFDHCVSDELLPEGQITRLIRQTLEGVHHLHQRSLVHLDLKPQNILLTSLSPLGDIKIVDFGLARRLGMVGELREILGTPEYVAPEILNYEPITTATDLWSVGVIAFMLVTGESPFVGDDKQETYLNVSQVNVDYSKDSFSRVSELAVDFIRQLLVKTPEDRPSAADCMAHPWLWQQQYMSPEPPVTPRAFRERSSGVKWAAPPEDREDKENFLDSPFAHAKKFRFDEDTSAPGREGDF